A region of Streptomyces sp. R44 DNA encodes the following proteins:
- a CDS encoding DUF2993 domain-containing protein, translating into MRALRILLIVAVVLGGILVGIDRLAVSYAESEASSRVKLSATKSDSIEVDIKGFPFLTQVADKRFDEVDVKATGVTATAGDKDIRVGELTVSLRDVAVTGDWAGAKAGSASGTALISYADLTAASDREATVAYGGNGKVKVTGSVRIMGRSLTRSVLSTVTVVNGDTIKVRADEVPGGGIPGLEELVRARTDFERPIGLIAGMKVEKVEPRPDGLAVTVTGKDVVLAG; encoded by the coding sequence ATGCGAGCACTGCGGATTCTGTTGATCGTGGCCGTCGTGCTGGGCGGGATCCTCGTCGGGATCGACCGTCTCGCCGTGTCGTACGCCGAGTCGGAGGCGTCGAGCCGGGTGAAGCTCTCGGCCACGAAGAGCGACTCCATCGAGGTCGACATCAAGGGCTTCCCGTTCCTCACCCAGGTCGCGGACAAGCGGTTCGACGAGGTCGACGTGAAGGCGACCGGCGTCACGGCGACGGCCGGCGACAAGGACATCCGGGTCGGCGAGCTGACCGTGTCCCTGCGGGACGTGGCCGTGACCGGCGACTGGGCGGGCGCGAAGGCGGGCTCCGCGAGCGGCACGGCCCTCATCTCGTACGCGGACCTCACCGCGGCGTCCGACCGCGAGGCCACCGTCGCCTACGGCGGGAACGGCAAGGTCAAGGTCACCGGCAGTGTGCGGATCATGGGCCGCAGCCTGACCCGCTCGGTCCTCTCCACGGTCACCGTCGTGAACGGCGACACCATCAAGGTCCGCGCCGACGAGGTGCCGGGCGGCGGCATCCCGGGCCTGGAGGAGCTGGTCCGGGCGCGCACCGACTTCGAGCGCCCGATCGGCCTGATCGCCGGCATGAAGGTCGAGAAGGTCGAGCCGCGCCCGGACGGCCTGGCGGTCACCGTGACCGGCAAGGACGTCGTCCTGGCGGGCTGA
- a CDS encoding putative leader peptide — protein sequence MKRQADLTKRRAVDLCRVAAMLCRSV from the coding sequence ATGAAGCGACAGGCGGATCTCACGAAGCGGCGGGCAGTAGACCTGTGCCGCGTCGCCGCCATGCTCTGTCGCTCAGTCTGA
- a CDS encoding sulfurtransferase, with product MARSDVLVDADWVEANLDNPQVAIVEVDEDTSAYEKNHIRNAIRIDWTKDLQDPVRRDFIDQEGFEKLLSAKGIGNDTTVVLYGGNNNWFASYAYWYFKLYGHQDVKLLDGGRKKWELDSRDLVAEVPARPATEYKAKAQDASIRAFRDDVVAAIGAQNLVDVRSPDEFSGKLLAPAHLPQEQSQRPGHVPSARNIPWSKNANDDGTFKSDDELKALYEDEQVDLAKDTIAYCRIGERSALTWFVLHELLEVPNVKNYDGSWTEYGSLVGVPIELGANK from the coding sequence ATGGCTCGCAGCGACGTCCTGGTCGACGCGGACTGGGTCGAGGCCAACCTCGACAACCCGCAGGTCGCCATCGTCGAGGTCGACGAGGACACCTCGGCGTACGAGAAGAACCACATCCGCAACGCCATCCGTATCGACTGGACCAAGGACCTGCAGGACCCGGTCCGCCGTGACTTCATCGACCAGGAGGGCTTCGAGAAGCTCCTCTCGGCCAAGGGCATCGGCAACGACACCACGGTCGTCCTCTACGGCGGCAACAACAACTGGTTCGCCTCCTACGCCTACTGGTACTTCAAGCTCTACGGCCACCAGGACGTCAAGCTCCTCGACGGCGGCCGCAAGAAGTGGGAGCTCGACTCCCGCGACCTCGTCGCCGAGGTGCCGGCCCGCCCGGCCACCGAGTACAAGGCCAAGGCCCAGGACGCCTCGATCCGCGCCTTCCGCGACGACGTCGTGGCCGCGATCGGCGCCCAGAACCTGGTCGACGTCCGCTCGCCCGACGAGTTCTCCGGCAAGCTGCTCGCCCCGGCGCACCTCCCGCAGGAGCAGTCGCAGCGCCCCGGCCACGTGCCGAGCGCCCGCAACATCCCGTGGTCGAAGAACGCCAACGACGACGGCACCTTCAAGTCGGACGACGAGCTCAAGGCCCTCTACGAGGACGAGCAGGTCGACCTGGCGAAGGACACCATCGCGTACTGCCGCATCGGCGAGCGCTCCGCGCTGACCTGGTTCGTCCTGCACGAGCTGCTCGAGGTCCCGAACGTCAAGAACTACGACGGCTCCTGGACCGAGTACGGCTCCCTCGTCGGCGTGCCGATCGAGCTCGGCGCCAACAAGTAA
- a CDS encoding DUF1416 domain-containing protein has protein sequence MCGAQVGGPDVSTLKPGETAIQGQVTKDGEPVTGYVRLLDGSGEFTAEVPTSATGQFRFYAATGEWTLRALVPGAQADRKVVVTETGSLTDVAIAV, from the coding sequence ATGTGTGGAGCTCAGGTCGGCGGCCCCGACGTCAGCACGCTCAAGCCCGGTGAGACGGCCATCCAGGGCCAGGTGACCAAGGACGGCGAGCCCGTCACCGGTTACGTGCGCCTCCTCGACGGCTCCGGCGAGTTCACCGCCGAGGTCCCGACCTCGGCCACCGGCCAGTTCCGCTTCTACGCGGCGACCGGCGAGTGGACCCTCCGCGCCCTGGTCCCCGGCGCCCAGGCCGACCGCAAGGTCGTCGTCACCGAGACCGGCAGCCTGACGGACGTCGCCATCGCGGTCTGA
- a CDS encoding DUF3099 domain-containing protein, whose product MYARRRHVYFWMMGVCLVLFVGAWAVVRLFSMPVAIGMCVVAMVIPPVAAMVANRRGPEDRWWDDPSGDPKSDEWWDELDGKKRREP is encoded by the coding sequence GTGTACGCGCGACGTCGGCACGTCTACTTCTGGATGATGGGCGTCTGCCTGGTGCTTTTCGTGGGCGCCTGGGCCGTCGTGCGCCTGTTCTCGATGCCGGTCGCCATCGGCATGTGCGTCGTCGCCATGGTCATCCCCCCGGTCGCCGCGATGGTCGCCAACCGCCGGGGCCCGGAGGACCGCTGGTGGGACGATCCTTCGGGCGACCCGAAGTCGGACGAGTGGTGGGACGAGCTGGACGGCAAGAAGCGCCGCGAGCCCTGA
- a CDS encoding DsrE family protein, with amino-acid sequence MAKKLVIKVTAGADAPERCSQAFTVAAVAVASGVEVSLWLTGESSWFALPGRAAEFELPHAAPLPDLIDSILAAGRITLCTQCAARREITEKDVLPGVRIAGAQVFVQEATSDETQALVY; translated from the coding sequence ATGGCGAAGAAGCTCGTGATCAAGGTGACCGCAGGGGCCGACGCCCCCGAACGCTGCTCCCAGGCCTTCACGGTGGCCGCCGTCGCCGTCGCCAGCGGCGTCGAGGTCTCGCTCTGGCTGACCGGCGAGTCCTCCTGGTTCGCCCTCCCGGGCCGCGCGGCGGAGTTCGAACTCCCGCACGCCGCGCCGCTGCCGGACCTGATCGACTCGATCCTGGCGGCCGGCCGGATCACCCTCTGCACGCAGTGCGCGGCCCGCCGCGAGATCACGGAGAAGGACGTCCTGCCCGGCGTCCGCATCGCCGGCGCCCAGGTCTTCGTCCAGGAAGCCACGTCCGACGAGACCCAGGCCCTCGTCTACTGA
- a CDS encoding FABP family protein: MIEIPSDLNPDLVPLAFLLGTWEGAGVSDFPGAEKCNFGQSVTFSHDGRDFIEYHSHSWVLDNDGNKVRPLESESGYWRIDKDRKVEVVMVRDQGIVEIWYGELADQKPQIDLATDAVARTAASGAYSGGKRLYGYVKSDLMWVGEKATPEVPLRPYMSAHLKKVVTPEEVAEMARNLPDMPDDGIAFFR; the protein is encoded by the coding sequence ATGATCGAGATCCCGTCCGACCTCAACCCGGACCTCGTCCCCCTCGCGTTCCTGCTCGGTACGTGGGAGGGCGCGGGTGTCTCCGACTTCCCCGGCGCCGAGAAGTGCAACTTCGGCCAGTCCGTGACGTTCAGCCACGACGGCCGGGACTTCATCGAGTACCACTCGCACTCCTGGGTCCTGGACAACGACGGCAACAAGGTCCGTCCGCTGGAGAGCGAGAGCGGCTACTGGCGGATCGACAAGGACCGCAAGGTCGAGGTCGTCATGGTCCGTGACCAGGGCATCGTCGAGATCTGGTACGGCGAGCTCGCCGACCAGAAGCCGCAGATCGACCTGGCGACGGACGCCGTCGCCCGGACCGCGGCCTCGGGTGCGTACAGCGGTGGCAAGCGGCTCTACGGCTATGTGAAGAGCGACCTGATGTGGGTCGGCGAGAAGGCGACCCCCGAGGTCCCGCTCCGCCCGTACATGTCGGCGCACCTGAAGAAGGTCGTGACGCCGGAGGAGGTCGCGGAGATGGCCCGCAACCTGCCCGACATGCCGGACGACGGCATCGCCTTCTTCCGCTAG
- a CDS encoding Fur family transcriptional regulator, translated as MVSTDWKSDLRQRGYRLTPQRQLVLEAVDKLEHATPDDILGEVRRTASGVNISTVYRTLELLEELGLVSHAHLGHGAPTYHLADRHHHLHLVCRDCSEVIEADVEVAAEFTGKLRETFGFETDMKHFAIFGRCRDCSNKDAVAES; from the coding sequence GTGGTGAGCACCGACTGGAAGAGCGACCTGCGGCAGCGCGGCTATCGGCTGACGCCGCAGCGCCAGCTTGTCCTGGAGGCCGTGGACAAGCTGGAGCACGCGACCCCCGACGACATCCTGGGCGAGGTCCGCAGGACGGCCTCCGGGGTGAACATCTCCACCGTGTACCGGACGCTGGAGCTCCTGGAGGAGCTCGGGCTCGTCAGTCACGCGCATCTGGGGCACGGGGCCCCGACCTATCACCTGGCCGACCGGCACCATCATCTGCACCTGGTGTGCCGGGACTGCTCCGAGGTGATCGAGGCGGACGTCGAGGTGGCCGCCGAGTTCACCGGGAAGCTCCGTGAGACCTTCGGGTTCGAGACGGACATGAAGCACTTCGCGATCTTCGGCCGCTGCCGGGACTGCTCGAACAAGGACGCTGTCGCCGAGTCGTAG
- a CDS encoding folate-binding protein YgfZ, with the protein MKSPLLSLPGAVPAEGRDEGVAAHYGDLFREQRALSEGNGFVDLSHRGVVAVSGDDRLSWLHLLVTQHMTDLPPGQATEALILSANGHIEHALYLVDDGETVWAHVEPGTREELVAYLESMKFFYRVEVADRTDDFAVVHLPAGSIAEVPAGVVVRETPHGRDLFLPRDGLEAFAASHGPAAGILAYEALRVEGHRPRLGFETDHRTIPHEVGLIGSAVHLQKGCYRGQETVARVQNLGKPPRRLVFLHLDGSEVLLPGHGTPVRLAADGEEGRQLGFVTTAVRHHELGPIALALVKRNVPVDAPLIAGTTAASQETVVEP; encoded by the coding sequence ATGAAGAGCCCTCTGTTGTCCCTGCCCGGCGCCGTCCCCGCCGAAGGCCGCGACGAAGGCGTCGCCGCGCACTACGGCGACCTCTTCCGCGAGCAGCGTGCCCTCTCCGAAGGCAACGGCTTCGTCGACCTCTCGCACCGCGGCGTCGTCGCCGTCTCCGGTGACGACCGGCTGAGCTGGCTGCACCTGCTCGTCACCCAGCACATGACCGACCTGCCGCCGGGGCAGGCCACCGAGGCGCTGATCCTCTCCGCGAACGGGCACATCGAGCACGCCCTGTACCTCGTCGACGACGGCGAGACGGTGTGGGCGCACGTCGAACCGGGGACGCGCGAGGAGCTCGTCGCGTACCTGGAGTCGATGAAGTTCTTCTACCGGGTGGAGGTCGCCGACCGGACCGACGACTTCGCGGTCGTCCACCTTCCGGCCGGGTCCATCGCCGAGGTGCCCGCGGGTGTCGTCGTACGGGAGACCCCGCACGGCCGCGATCTGTTCCTGCCCCGCGACGGCCTGGAGGCCTTCGCGGCCTCGCACGGGCCGGCCGCCGGGATCCTCGCGTACGAGGCGCTGCGGGTCGAGGGGCACCGGCCGCGGCTCGGCTTCGAGACCGACCACCGGACCATCCCGCACGAGGTCGGTCTCATCGGCAGCGCCGTCCACCTCCAGAAGGGCTGCTACCGGGGGCAGGAGACCGTCGCCCGGGTGCAGAACCTGGGGAAGCCGCCGCGTCGTCTGGTCTTCCTGCACCTGGACGGCAGCGAGGTGCTGCTGCCCGGTCACGGCACCCCGGTCCGGCTGGCGGCCGACGGGGAGGAGGGCCGGCAGCTCGGCTTCGTGACGACCGCCGTCCGCCACCACGAGCTGGGCCCGATCGCCCTGGCGCTGGTGAAGCGGAACGTGCCGGTGGACGCGCCGCTGATCGCCGGGACGACGGCGGCCTCGCAGGAGACCGTCGTCGAGCCGTAG
- the dtd gene encoding D-aminoacyl-tRNA deacylase, with protein sequence MRAVVQRVDGASVVVAGETVGEITGEGLCVLVGVTHDDTPEKAAQLARKLWSVRVLEDEKSCSDVNAPLLVVSQFTLYGDARKGRRPTWNAAAPGPVAEPLVDEVVRCLRDLGAHVETGRFGAKMSVSLTNNGPFTVLIEV encoded by the coding sequence ATGCGAGCAGTGGTGCAGAGGGTCGACGGCGCGAGCGTCGTCGTCGCAGGGGAGACCGTCGGTGAGATCACCGGCGAGGGGCTGTGCGTCCTGGTCGGGGTGACCCACGACGACACCCCGGAGAAGGCCGCCCAATTGGCCAGAAAGCTCTGGTCCGTCCGGGTACTGGAGGACGAGAAGTCGTGCTCCGACGTGAACGCGCCGCTGCTCGTCGTCTCCCAGTTCACCCTCTACGGAGACGCCCGCAAGGGCCGCCGCCCCACCTGGAACGCCGCGGCCCCCGGCCCGGTCGCCGAACCCCTCGTCGACGAGGTGGTGCGCTGCCTCCGCGACCTGGGCGCGCACGTGGAGACGGGCCGCTTCGGAGCGAAGATGAGCGTCTCCCTCACGAACAACGGCCCGTTCACGGTACTGATCGAGGTCTGA
- a CDS encoding ABC transporter substrate-binding protein, translating into MSAPGTGPTPSGPVPLIRSGTRGGGPGGGPVTRPPVQRTAEPADRTQPDRLQPDRLQPGTQPDLGALRLPELRALRRDAQSDEADLSYVRRMLQGRIDILRAELARRTDPEGPVLDRLSEILADVPSRHRSSARHVTLSTPRGEEYRRLATEMLSEVELSDLTARTDDELHAAMGRLAGYEQQISRRRQHLQRTADDCSAEIARRYREGEAQVDDLLA; encoded by the coding sequence ATGAGTGCACCTGGCACCGGGCCGACGCCGTCCGGCCCCGTACCGCTGATCCGCTCCGGAACCCGCGGCGGAGGACCGGGCGGAGGACCCGTGACGCGCCCACCCGTACAGCGGACCGCCGAGCCGGCGGACCGGACGCAGCCCGACCGTCTGCAGCCCGACCGTCTGCAGCCCGGGACGCAGCCCGACCTCGGCGCGCTGCGGCTGCCCGAGCTGCGCGCGCTGCGCCGGGACGCGCAGAGCGACGAGGCCGACCTGAGCTACGTCCGCCGGATGCTCCAGGGGCGGATCGACATCCTGCGGGCCGAGCTGGCGCGGCGGACCGATCCGGAGGGCCCGGTCCTCGACCGGCTCTCCGAGATCCTCGCCGACGTGCCCTCGCGGCACCGCAGTTCGGCACGGCACGTGACGCTGTCGACGCCGCGCGGCGAGGAGTACCGGCGGCTCGCGACCGAGATGCTGTCGGAGGTCGAGCTGTCGGACCTGACGGCCCGTACGGACGACGAGCTGCACGCGGCGATGGGGCGGCTCGCGGGGTACGAGCAGCAGATCTCGCGGCGTCGGCAGCACCTCCAGCGGACCGCCGACGACTGCAGCGCGGAGATCGCCCGCCGCTACCGGGAGGGCGAGGCACAGGTCGACGACCTGCTGGCCTGA
- a CDS encoding GNAT family N-acetyltransferase has protein sequence MTVDVRAVTESEFRDWQRALRTGFLRTPVVSDEELADRLAHADLARTLGAFDGGRIVATFRSFRQEVSTVGGGSLVADAITQVTVSPTHRRRGLLGRMMAADLAAAKERGDAIATLIAAEYPIYGRFGFGVASWTSEWAVDVRRAGLDPRRSGRPEDGGRIDLTDGDEIRGTGPGLHRRLAGVRAGVTHRDKRDWERGTGLGHQSDPWREPYYAMYRSASGEVEGYVAYTADDKWDDAKQPLNTASVRDLVAVTPAAERALWHYMCSIDWIATVRSGYRAPDDPLPLLLPDPRAARLVTYADMLWVRVLDVVRVLESRTYPVADSLVLEVRDADGLADGRFRLDASPAGVACVRTTESADLAFDVAELGTLAFGDESAVRLSRLGRVEELTPGAAARAELLFRTPLRPFSPDIF, from the coding sequence ATGACTGTCGACGTACGCGCGGTGACGGAGTCCGAGTTCCGCGACTGGCAGCGGGCGCTGCGCACCGGCTTCCTCCGGACGCCGGTCGTCTCCGACGAGGAGCTCGCCGACCGGCTGGCCCACGCGGACCTGGCGCGGACGCTCGGGGCTTTCGACGGGGGCCGGATCGTCGCCACCTTCCGGTCCTTCCGGCAGGAGGTGAGCACGGTCGGCGGTGGCAGTCTCGTCGCCGACGCGATCACCCAGGTGACGGTCTCGCCGACGCACCGCAGGCGCGGGCTGCTCGGCCGGATGATGGCCGCCGATCTCGCCGCCGCGAAGGAGCGGGGCGACGCGATCGCGACGCTGATCGCCGCCGAGTACCCGATCTACGGGCGGTTCGGCTTCGGCGTGGCGAGCTGGACCTCCGAGTGGGCCGTGGACGTGCGGCGGGCCGGTCTCGACCCGCGCCGCTCGGGCCGCCCGGAGGACGGCGGCCGGATCGATCTGACGGACGGCGACGAGATCCGCGGGACGGGGCCCGGGCTGCACCGCCGCCTGGCCGGCGTCCGCGCCGGGGTGACCCACCGTGACAAGCGGGACTGGGAGCGCGGCACCGGGCTCGGCCACCAGAGCGATCCGTGGCGGGAGCCGTACTACGCGATGTACCGGTCGGCCTCCGGCGAGGTCGAGGGGTACGTGGCGTACACGGCCGACGACAAGTGGGACGACGCCAAGCAGCCGCTGAACACGGCGAGTGTGCGGGACCTCGTCGCGGTCACTCCGGCCGCCGAGCGCGCCCTGTGGCACTACATGTGCTCGATCGACTGGATCGCGACGGTCCGCTCCGGCTACCGGGCGCCCGACGACCCGCTGCCGCTGCTGCTGCCCGACCCGCGCGCGGCCAGGCTGGTGACGTACGCGGACATGCTGTGGGTCCGGGTCCTGGACGTGGTCCGGGTCCTGGAGAGCCGGACGTATCCGGTGGCGGACAGCCTGGTCCTCGAGGTGCGGGACGCCGACGGGCTCGCGGACGGACGCTTCCGGCTCGACGCCTCCCCGGCGGGCGTGGCCTGTGTCCGTACCACCGAGTCCGCCGATCTCGCCTTCGACGTCGCCGAGCTGGGGACACTCGCGTTCGGTGACGAGTCGGCCGTACGGCTGTCGCGGCTCGGGCGCGTGGAGGAGCTGACGCCCGGTGCGGCGGCCCGCGCCGAGCTGCTGTTCCGGACGCCGCTGAGGCCCTTCTCGCCGGACATCTTCTGA
- a CDS encoding TetR/AcrR family transcriptional regulator, protein MKPEYPAGLRERKKARTRQALSDAAIALFLEKGFDGVSVAEVAAAAEVSKPTLFRYFPAKEDLVLHRFADHEDESARVVEAGRADGTAPLDALYAHLLDGLERRDPVTGLCDVPAVLAYHRLLYGTPALLAAIHGYQQRSEEVLARALGGDPLVARLAAGQIVAVLRILANANVARLMAGEAIEEVERDAVAGAEAAFRSLRQGLPY, encoded by the coding sequence GTGAAGCCGGAGTACCCGGCCGGGTTGCGTGAGCGGAAGAAGGCGCGCACCCGGCAAGCCCTGTCGGACGCCGCCATCGCGCTCTTCCTGGAGAAGGGTTTCGACGGGGTCTCCGTGGCGGAGGTGGCCGCCGCCGCCGAGGTCTCGAAGCCGACGCTCTTCCGGTACTTCCCTGCCAAGGAGGACCTGGTCCTCCACCGGTTCGCCGACCACGAGGACGAGTCCGCGCGCGTGGTGGAGGCTGGGCGCGCCGACGGCACGGCGCCCCTCGACGCGCTGTACGCGCACCTCCTCGACGGCCTTGAGCGGCGCGATCCGGTGACCGGGCTGTGCGACGTGCCCGCGGTCCTGGCGTACCACCGGCTCCTGTACGGGACCCCCGCCCTGCTCGCCGCGATCCACGGCTACCAGCAGCGGTCGGAGGAGGTCCTCGCGCGGGCGCTCGGCGGTGATCCCCTGGTGGCGCGGCTGGCGGCCGGGCAGATCGTGGCGGTGCTGCGGATCCTGGCGAACGCGAACGTGGCCCGGCTGATGGCCGGCGAGGCGATCGAGGAGGTGGAGCGGGACGCGGTGGCGGGGGCGGAGGCGGCGTTCCGTTCGCTGCGGCAGGGGCTTCCGTACTGA
- a CDS encoding AAA family ATPase — translation MTSLDLELARERSHHDACRAALIRMTEDVADQVVIGEDVAASGADAEALGYHLRSRAKEMGEQPPGPLFFGRLDREDGQIHHIGRRRIAEHPAAPPLVVDWRAPVSRAYYQAGAHDPQGVLRRRRFGWAPHSTGATEDLTALEDERLADGGGAGTVSALVTGEIERPRVGPMRDIAATIQPEQDDLVRSEPAASLCVQGAPGTGKTAVGLHRAAYLLYTHPQRIRRSGLLVLGPHRAFLSYISEVLPSLGETGIRQATLDEEIARHPVRAEDGEAAARVKHDARMAGVLHRALYGRVDPAPAEDLAVPDGTYHWRLPASELAAIVSAVREEAPPYATGRERVRARVVRALQLRAERRSGPMGAAWARKIERARAVTAFLDACWPRTSPEEVLAEVLTNPDDPALSEGERAAIRWARPPRSYRSARWSAADLVLLDELAGLIERPESYGHVVVDEAQDLSPMQCRAIARRTEFGSLTVLGDLAQGTTPWAARDWAEQLAHLGKAGAPVVPLTLGYRVPAVIVDLANRLLPQLGADVPAGRSVRRDGEVTVHPAADLAAGVREAVRDALAAEGSVGVITADGLVDAVAEAAGDCGGGERVTVLPATVVKGLEFDHVVVVEPAAIVAAEARGVNRLYVVLTRAVSRLALVHAGELPECLRTER, via the coding sequence ATGACGTCACTGGACCTTGAGCTCGCCCGCGAACGCTCCCACCACGACGCCTGCCGCGCCGCCCTGATCCGCATGACCGAGGACGTCGCCGACCAGGTCGTCATCGGCGAGGACGTCGCCGCCTCCGGCGCCGACGCCGAGGCGCTCGGCTACCACCTGCGCAGCCGCGCCAAGGAGATGGGCGAACAGCCGCCCGGGCCGCTGTTCTTCGGCCGCCTCGACCGCGAGGACGGCCAGATCCACCACATCGGCCGCCGCCGGATCGCCGAGCACCCGGCCGCCCCGCCGCTCGTCGTCGACTGGCGCGCGCCCGTCTCCCGCGCCTACTACCAGGCCGGCGCGCACGACCCGCAGGGCGTCCTGCGGCGCCGCCGCTTCGGCTGGGCCCCGCACAGCACGGGCGCCACCGAGGACCTGACCGCCCTGGAGGACGAGCGCCTCGCGGACGGCGGCGGGGCGGGGACCGTGAGCGCCCTCGTCACCGGGGAGATCGAGCGCCCCCGGGTCGGCCCCATGCGGGACATCGCCGCCACCATCCAGCCCGAACAGGACGACCTCGTCCGCTCCGAGCCCGCCGCCTCCCTGTGCGTGCAGGGCGCCCCCGGCACCGGCAAGACCGCGGTGGGCCTGCACCGGGCCGCGTACCTCCTCTACACGCATCCGCAGCGGATCCGCCGCTCCGGACTCCTCGTCCTCGGCCCCCACCGGGCCTTCCTCTCGTACATCTCCGAGGTGCTGCCCTCGCTCGGCGAGACCGGCATCCGGCAGGCCACCCTCGACGAGGAGATCGCCCGCCACCCGGTCCGGGCCGAGGACGGCGAGGCGGCGGCCCGGGTCAAGCACGACGCCCGGATGGCCGGGGTGCTGCACCGCGCGCTGTACGGCAGGGTCGACCCGGCCCCGGCGGAGGACCTGGCCGTCCCGGACGGCACGTACCACTGGCGGCTCCCGGCCTCCGAACTCGCCGCGATCGTCTCGGCGGTACGGGAGGAGGCGCCGCCCTACGCGACCGGCCGCGAGCGGGTCCGCGCCCGGGTCGTCCGGGCCCTCCAGCTCCGGGCCGAACGCCGCTCGGGGCCGATGGGGGCGGCCTGGGCGCGGAAGATCGAGCGGGCGCGGGCGGTGACGGCGTTCCTCGACGCGTGCTGGCCGAGGACGAGCCCGGAGGAGGTCCTGGCGGAGGTCCTGACGAACCCCGACGACCCCGCGCTGAGCGAGGGCGAGCGCGCGGCGATCCGCTGGGCGCGGCCGCCCCGCTCGTACCGCTCGGCGCGCTGGTCCGCCGCCGACCTCGTCCTCCTCGACGAGCTCGCGGGCCTGATCGAGCGCCCCGAGAGCTACGGGCACGTCGTCGTCGACGAGGCCCAGGACCTCTCGCCCATGCAGTGCCGGGCCATCGCCCGCCGCACCGAGTTCGGCTCGCTCACCGTCCTCGGGGACCTCGCCCAGGGCACCACCCCGTGGGCGGCCCGCGACTGGGCCGAGCAGCTGGCCCACCTCGGCAAGGCCGGGGCCCCCGTCGTGCCGCTGACCCTCGGCTACCGGGTGCCGGCGGTGATCGTCGACCTCGCCAACCGGCTCCTGCCGCAGCTGGGTGCCGACGTGCCCGCCGGGCGTTCGGTGCGCCGGGACGGCGAGGTGACGGTCCACCCGGCGGCGGACCTGGCCGCCGGGGTACGCGAGGCGGTGCGGGACGCGCTCGCGGCGGAGGGTTCGGTGGGGGTCATCACGGCCGACGGGCTCGTGGACGCGGTGGCGGAGGCGGCCGGCGACTGCGGCGGGGGCGAGCGGGTGACCGTGCTGCCCGCGACCGTCGTCAAGGGCCTGGAGTTCGACCACGTCGTGGTGGTCGAACCGGCCGCGATCGTGGCGGCCGAGGCGCGCGGCGTGAACCGGCTGTACGTGGTGCTCACCCGGGCCGTGTCGCGCCTCGCCCTCGTGCACGCGGGGGAGCTCCCGGAGTGTCTCCGTACGGAGCGGTGA